A single genomic interval of Luteolibacter arcticus harbors:
- a CDS encoding LamG domain-containing protein yields the protein MEAVGIVGPHEAVWNSPPTGTPNNASVDGPLLGNGDMLVAMSGPPERLVFHLGKNDFWRLKHGSGNAMPLPVGTLSLQCADLTGASYQVKQSLAEAATRGRFSRSDGALEVETRVLAQENLLLIGLTAEERAFEVRCDLTAASGRGSNSAAGIENGVPWMERSFAAGTVDIPAKAACAMQAIGTIIPGSGGRPEATRFTSYNVNFGREQWSGGSRWGFDGSVDELALYKVALTEEEVAALHGGSVPQTGLVGHWSMDTLPAGSVNATTVAGRHGSATDYLGASNSYTGIGTMSVPEDVVSLACWINVGTTGVANYLFSCGEWNQGVSLGLSGGKVRFAIKGRYLETSVVPTGSWVHVAATENNGDMKLWLNGALAAQTTSGGSSGVTLSIGAGETAWLGVAMDSMFKSAAPREAAIARCDAFDAAEIPSLIEAHAGWWAGYWDQSWIEIGDPAIEKAYYLSYHGMGACSGDPSFPPALFGWTTTDNPSWAGDYHLNYNFQAPFYALASGNRLEQLTPHDAPILDFLPRARNYATTIFGPEAKGVIYSVGIGPLGIDVTLNSGYSYPNEEAGVLTFGQRSNAAYSLLNMAQRWRTTYDPAYGAEIYPFVKEVVAFWEDYLVHEGSRYKIVGDSVHEGSGSDVNPILTLGLLRNAFDLVLDLSKELELDADKRATWQDILEHLSGYTTQIRSGRQVFRYTESGTAWWNDNTLGIQHIYPGGALNMESDPALVSTSLNTLDVMQRWFDFNGSNSFFPAAARMGYEPRLILAKLREYAGRMRPNGFQQNNPHGIENLSTVPNTINEMLCMSHVALGYASPDGPHPPRAESIIRVFGAWPLERDARFVRLRAWGGFLVSSSLCAGEVQYVELLSEQGRHCTLRNPWPGQPARLYRNGTAAEVVTGDTFVFPTSAGESLRLFPGEHEMPTLGQTLRMTPPAARAGTPLGGTNLSFENGMSGWTVNGGTSTFAEDGISTTTPLPDGNFARGLRADSPSTPIRASQSLGPAAAGEHVISFHVADRIAERWLNYQVELLAGATVVLSRDSDSDPSLRPPNGSTSHPGSWGFGGSEGNWHQVRLSASIPPSLAGQALTLRFTSTTRSSGDNGLHDDFALDAIQVSRLDSGLWPLAQEIQSVQRQPDGSTLVTLNWLSAAGMTYRVESSTTLQTPWTTVQTGIAATQPVNSITVQFPSAANCAFLRVVGW from the coding sequence GTGGAGGCAGTGGGCATCGTCGGCCCTCATGAGGCGGTCTGGAACAGTCCTCCCACCGGCACCCCGAACAATGCTTCGGTGGATGGACCGTTGTTGGGAAACGGTGACATGCTCGTCGCCATGTCCGGACCGCCCGAACGGCTGGTGTTCCATCTCGGGAAGAATGATTTCTGGCGGCTCAAGCATGGCTCCGGCAACGCGATGCCGCTGCCGGTGGGCACCTTGTCACTGCAGTGCGCGGATCTAACAGGGGCATCCTATCAGGTGAAGCAATCGCTCGCGGAGGCAGCCACCCGCGGACGCTTTAGCCGCAGTGACGGAGCCTTGGAGGTGGAGACGCGGGTCTTGGCGCAGGAGAATCTCTTGCTGATCGGGCTCACCGCGGAAGAACGAGCTTTTGAGGTGCGCTGCGATCTCACCGCCGCGAGCGGGCGAGGGTCAAACTCGGCTGCGGGCATCGAGAACGGCGTGCCGTGGATGGAGCGCTCTTTTGCCGCAGGGACCGTGGACATTCCGGCCAAAGCGGCCTGCGCCATGCAGGCCATTGGCACTATCATTCCTGGCAGTGGCGGACGCCCGGAGGCGACGAGGTTTACCAGCTACAATGTGAATTTCGGCCGCGAGCAATGGTCCGGAGGAAGCCGCTGGGGCTTCGACGGCAGCGTGGATGAACTCGCCCTCTATAAGGTGGCCCTGACCGAAGAAGAAGTGGCCGCGCTCCACGGCGGATCGGTACCACAGACCGGCCTGGTCGGCCATTGGTCGATGGACACTCTGCCAGCGGGCAGCGTGAACGCCACCACCGTGGCCGGACGCCATGGCTCCGCCACCGACTACCTGGGTGCGAGCAACAGCTACACCGGGATCGGCACCATGTCAGTGCCGGAGGACGTGGTCTCCCTCGCCTGTTGGATCAATGTGGGGACCACGGGTGTCGCAAACTATCTGTTCAGTTGCGGTGAGTGGAACCAAGGCGTCAGCCTCGGCCTCTCCGGAGGGAAGGTCCGCTTCGCCATCAAGGGGCGCTATCTTGAAACGTCCGTCGTGCCGACCGGTAGCTGGGTCCATGTGGCCGCCACAGAGAACAACGGGGACATGAAGCTCTGGCTGAATGGCGCGCTGGCAGCACAGACCACCAGCGGTGGATCATCGGGAGTCACGCTTTCCATCGGTGCCGGCGAAACCGCATGGCTCGGGGTGGCCATGGACAGCATGTTCAAAAGCGCCGCCCCGAGGGAGGCCGCGATCGCCCGCTGCGATGCCTTTGATGCGGCGGAGATCCCCTCCCTGATCGAGGCCCACGCAGGTTGGTGGGCCGGCTACTGGGATCAGTCGTGGATCGAGATCGGCGACCCCGCGATCGAGAAGGCCTACTATCTCTCCTATCACGGCATGGGTGCTTGTTCCGGCGACCCCAGTTTCCCGCCCGCGCTCTTTGGCTGGACCACCACCGACAATCCCAGTTGGGCCGGCGACTACCACCTGAACTACAACTTCCAGGCTCCCTTCTATGCCCTGGCATCCGGCAACCGGCTCGAGCAACTCACGCCCCACGACGCCCCCATTCTCGACTTCCTGCCGAGAGCCCGGAACTACGCCACCACGATCTTCGGCCCGGAGGCGAAGGGGGTGATTTATTCGGTCGGCATCGGGCCTCTCGGGATCGATGTCACCCTGAACTCCGGCTACTCGTATCCCAACGAAGAAGCCGGCGTCCTGACCTTCGGCCAACGTTCGAACGCTGCCTACAGCCTGCTCAACATGGCCCAGCGCTGGCGCACGACCTACGATCCCGCCTATGGCGCCGAGATCTATCCCTTCGTCAAGGAGGTCGTCGCATTCTGGGAAGACTACCTCGTCCACGAAGGCTCGCGTTACAAGATCGTCGGCGACTCTGTCCATGAAGGCAGCGGCTCCGACGTCAACCCGATCCTGACGCTCGGATTGCTCCGCAATGCGTTCGACCTCGTTCTCGACCTCAGCAAGGAGCTGGAACTCGACGCCGACAAACGCGCGACATGGCAAGACATCCTGGAACATCTCAGCGGCTACACCACCCAGATCCGCAGCGGACGCCAGGTCTTCCGCTACACCGAATCCGGAACCGCGTGGTGGAACGATAACACGCTTGGCATCCAGCACATCTATCCCGGTGGCGCGCTGAATATGGAGAGCGATCCGGCGCTAGTAAGCACTTCGCTGAACACGCTCGATGTAATGCAGCGGTGGTTCGACTTCAATGGCTCGAACAGCTTTTTCCCCGCAGCCGCCCGCATGGGCTACGAGCCGCGGTTGATCCTCGCCAAGCTCCGCGAGTATGCAGGCAGGATGAGGCCGAATGGCTTCCAACAGAATAATCCGCACGGGATCGAGAACCTTTCAACGGTGCCCAACACCATCAACGAGATGCTCTGCATGAGCCACGTCGCGCTCGGCTACGCTTCTCCCGACGGGCCGCATCCGCCCCGGGCGGAATCGATCATCCGGGTCTTCGGGGCTTGGCCGCTGGAGCGCGACGCGCGTTTCGTCCGGCTGCGAGCGTGGGGCGGGTTTCTAGTCAGTTCGTCTCTCTGCGCCGGTGAAGTCCAATACGTCGAACTGCTTAGCGAGCAGGGCCGCCACTGCACCCTGCGCAATCCGTGGCCCGGGCAGCCAGCGCGGCTCTACCGCAACGGGACCGCCGCCGAGGTCGTCACCGGCGACACCTTTGTCTTCCCCACGAGTGCGGGCGAGTCGCTCCGGCTGTTTCCCGGCGAACATGAAATGCCCACGCTGGGCCAGACGCTGAGGATGACACCGCCCGCCGCCCGGGCCGGGACGCCGCTAGGTGGCACCAACCTCTCTTTCGAAAACGGGATGTCCGGATGGACCGTCAACGGCGGCACCTCGACCTTCGCCGAGGATGGCATCTCCACCACGACACCGCTTCCCGATGGCAACTTCGCCCGCGGCTTGCGCGCCGACTCCCCTTCAACTCCGATCCGCGCCAGCCAATCCCTCGGACCGGCCGCGGCGGGCGAGCATGTGATTTCCTTCCACGTCGCCGACCGGATCGCCGAGCGCTGGCTCAACTACCAGGTCGAGCTGCTCGCGGGCGCAACGGTCGTGCTAAGCCGCGATTCCGATAGCGATCCCTCCTTGCGTCCCCCCAATGGCTCGACGAGCCACCCGGGGTCATGGGGATTCGGTGGTAGTGAAGGCAACTGGCATCAAGTCCGGCTCAGCGCGTCGATCCCCCCCTCGCTGGCCGGCCAAGCGCTGACCCTGCGCTTTACCAGCACCACGCGGTCGTCCGGCGACAATGGACTCCACGACGACTTCGCGCTCGATGCCATCCAGGTAAGCCGCCTTGATTCCGGACTCTGGCCATTGGCGCAAGAGATCCAGAGCGTGCAGCGGCAGCCCGACGGCAGCACCCTCGTCACGCTCAACTGGTTGAGCGCCGCCGGCATGACCTACCGTGTCGAAAGCTCGACCACTTTGCAGACCCCATGGACGACGGTCCAAACCGGCATCGCCGCGACCCAGCCCGTCAACTCAATCACCGTTCAGTTCCCATCTGCCGCCAACTGCGCGTTCCTACGGGTGGTAGGATGGTGA
- a CDS encoding substrate-binding domain-containing protein — MVLFGWSDPEGFVAVSNYAREHHWHLEMRAYFTDMVPERWNGDGILYSQGIRERIDRFVIDQAKRCPVVSLNANLPKGLVVPVVASDNAEAGRMAARHLLERGHRDFAYYSALGGIVSDERRSGFEEVIRASGYRLHAICPRKGSNRLVPWSDQRRRLAAQLRKLPPRAGVLALDDLVASEFIEIALEAGRRVPDDLAVVGMGNLSAVCECSQIPITSIDLRSTEVAERAAAMLDRLMARGKMTAGSERLAPGALVVRESSDTTVVRDPRLAEAIAFMTANLRKSLSLDQAAEAAGISRRTLYHLFCDDLGVTPADYLRRQRTQLADRLLREHPGMTRREAAGKAGFASTRSLSRSLGNG, encoded by the coding sequence ATGGTGCTTTTTGGATGGAGCGATCCGGAAGGATTCGTGGCGGTGAGCAACTATGCCCGCGAGCACCACTGGCATCTCGAGATGAGAGCCTACTTCACCGACATGGTGCCGGAGCGCTGGAACGGGGACGGGATACTCTACAGCCAGGGAATCCGCGAACGCATCGATCGATTCGTGATCGATCAGGCCAAGCGGTGTCCGGTGGTGTCCTTGAATGCGAATTTGCCGAAAGGACTCGTTGTTCCCGTCGTCGCTTCTGACAATGCGGAGGCCGGACGAATGGCCGCGAGACACCTGCTCGAAAGAGGGCATCGCGATTTTGCTTACTACAGCGCGCTCGGTGGAATCGTTTCCGACGAGCGGCGCAGCGGATTCGAGGAGGTGATCCGGGCGTCCGGCTACCGCTTGCACGCGATTTGCCCTCGTAAAGGGTCGAACCGGCTGGTCCCATGGTCGGATCAACGGCGGCGCTTGGCTGCCCAACTCCGCAAGCTGCCGCCGCGGGCCGGCGTGCTCGCGCTGGACGATCTGGTGGCGTCGGAGTTCATCGAGATCGCCCTTGAAGCCGGGCGACGTGTTCCTGACGACCTCGCGGTGGTGGGAATGGGAAACCTGAGCGCCGTCTGTGAATGTTCGCAGATACCGATCACGAGCATTGACCTCCGCTCCACCGAGGTCGCGGAACGTGCGGCTGCCATGTTAGACCGCTTGATGGCACGCGGCAAGATGACGGCGGGATCCGAGCGGCTGGCGCCGGGAGCCTTGGTAGTCCGTGAGAGCAGCGACACCACGGTGGTACGTGATCCTCGACTGGCCGAAGCCATCGCTTTCATGACGGCCAATCTCCGCAAGTCGCTTTCGCTCGACCAAGCGGCCGAAGCGGCGGGTATTTCGCGGCGCACGCTCTATCATTTGTTCTGCGACGACCTGGGGGTAACTCCTGCGGATTACCTGCGCCGGCAGCGAACCCAATTGGCCGACCGACTCCTGCGGGAGCACCCCGGGATGACCCGGCGGGAAGCTGCGGGGAAGGCGGGCTTTGCCAGCACCCGTTCCCTGAGCCGGAGCCTCGGGAATGGGTGA